A genomic segment from Sphingopyxis sp. DBS4 encodes:
- the fumC gene encoding class II fumarate hydratase: MTTRVESDSIGDIEVPADAYWGAQTERSRHNFAFPPHERMPLPIVHALARIKGAAAEVNRAHGLDPALADAIADAAAAVAAGEYDDQFPLAIWQTGSGTQSNMNVNEVIAGIANERLAGRRGGKAPVHPNDHVNKGQSSNDSFPTALHVATAVETTARLLPALAELTDALAAKAAAWDDIVKIGRTHLQDATPLTLGQEFSGYVAQLVACRARIEGALAHNICKLAQGGTAVGTGLNAPAGFDTAMAAELSKSTGIAFEPARNKFEALGSNDGLVFFSGALNTLAVALTKIANDIRLLGSGPRAGLGELDLPANEPGSSIMPGKVNPTQCEMLTMVAAQVIGNHQAVTIGGLQGHLELNVFKPLIGANVLRSIDLLAIGMAGFTEHCVVGIAPNRARIDELMNRSLMLVTALAPEIGYDKAAKIAKHAHETGSTLREAALDLGTVDAATFDRVVDPRTMLGPDR, translated from the coding sequence ATGACCACGCGCGTTGAAAGCGACAGCATCGGCGACATAGAGGTTCCCGCGGACGCCTATTGGGGCGCGCAGACCGAACGCAGCCGGCACAATTTCGCCTTTCCGCCGCACGAGCGGATGCCGCTACCGATTGTCCACGCGCTCGCGCGGATCAAGGGCGCGGCGGCCGAGGTGAACCGCGCCCACGGGCTCGATCCCGCGCTGGCGGACGCGATCGCCGACGCCGCCGCGGCCGTAGCCGCTGGCGAATATGACGACCAGTTTCCGCTCGCCATCTGGCAGACCGGCAGCGGCACCCAGTCGAACATGAACGTCAACGAGGTGATCGCGGGAATCGCCAACGAGCGGCTGGCGGGCCGGCGCGGCGGCAAGGCGCCGGTGCATCCGAACGACCATGTCAACAAGGGCCAGTCGTCGAACGACAGCTTTCCGACCGCGCTCCACGTCGCGACGGCGGTCGAGACGACGGCGCGGCTGCTCCCCGCGCTCGCCGAGCTCACCGACGCGCTCGCCGCCAAGGCCGCGGCGTGGGACGACATCGTCAAGATCGGCCGCACCCATTTGCAGGACGCGACCCCGCTGACGCTCGGCCAGGAATTTTCGGGCTATGTCGCGCAGCTCGTCGCGTGCCGCGCGCGGATCGAGGGCGCGCTCGCGCATAATATCTGCAAGCTCGCACAAGGCGGCACTGCGGTCGGCACCGGGCTCAACGCCCCCGCAGGCTTCGACACCGCTATGGCCGCCGAGCTGTCGAAAAGCACCGGCATCGCCTTTGAACCCGCGCGCAACAAGTTCGAGGCGCTGGGCTCGAACGACGGGCTCGTCTTCTTTTCGGGGGCGCTCAATACGCTGGCGGTCGCGCTGACAAAGATCGCGAACGACATCCGCCTGCTCGGCTCGGGCCCACGCGCGGGACTGGGCGAGCTCGACCTGCCCGCGAACGAGCCCGGCAGCTCGATCATGCCGGGCAAGGTCAACCCGACCCAGTGCGAGATGCTGACGATGGTCGCGGCGCAGGTCATCGGCAATCATCAGGCGGTGACGATCGGCGGGTTGCAGGGGCATCTCGAGCTCAACGTCTTCAAGCCGCTGATCGGGGCGAACGTGCTGCGCTCGATCGATCTGCTCGCGATCGGCATGGCGGGGTTCACCGAGCATTGCGTCGTCGGGATCGCGCCCAATCGCGCGCGGATCGACGAATTGATGAACCGATCGCTGATGCTCGTCACCGCGCTCGCGCCCGAAATCGGCTATGACAAGGCGGCGAAGATCGCGAAGCACGCACATGAAACGGGATCGACGCTGCGCGAGGCGGCGCTGGACCTCGGCACTGTCGACGCCGCGACCTTCGACCGCGTCGTCGATCCGCGCACGATGCTGGGGCCGGACCGCTGA
- a CDS encoding DUF2585 domain-containing protein, translated as MTRKGWLVAAGLLALLAAILTLMGRPPICPCGTVSLWHGTVQSNQNSQQISDWYSFSHIIHGFIFFGLSRLLMPRAPLWAALAVAIGIEGGWEILENSPIIIDRYREVTMAYGYSGDSVLNSVSDAAFMMLGFLAASRMRWWATVVIALVFELFTLWAIRDNLTLNVLMLVSPVEAVKEWQAGG; from the coding sequence ATGACGCGAAAGGGGTGGCTGGTCGCGGCCGGGTTGCTGGCGTTGCTCGCGGCGATATTGACCCTCATGGGCCGCCCGCCGATCTGCCCGTGCGGCACCGTCAGCCTGTGGCACGGCACCGTCCAGTCGAACCAGAACAGCCAGCAGATTTCGGACTGGTACAGCTTCAGCCACATCATCCACGGTTTCATCTTTTTCGGCCTGTCGCGGTTGCTGATGCCGCGTGCTCCGCTGTGGGCCGCGCTCGCCGTCGCGATCGGGATCGAGGGCGGGTGGGAAATCCTGGAGAATTCGCCGATCATCATCGACCGCTACCGCGAGGTGACGATGGCCTATGGCTACAGCGGCGATTCGGTCCTCAATTCGGTCAGCGACGCCGCCTTCATGATGCTCGGCTTTCTCGCCGCGAGCCGGATGCGCTGGTGGGCGACCGTCGTGATCGCGCTCGTCTTCGAATTGTTCACCCTGTGGGCGATCCGCGACAATCTGACGCTCAACGTGCTGATGCTGGTCTCGCCGGTGGAGGCAGTGAAGGAGTGGCAGGCGGGCGGTTAA
- a CDS encoding thioesterase family protein produces MAKPERWRLDAASYPVCIELQTRFQDMDINGHLNNVAFAALFESGRVLLNREVRPLGDRPANERTMVAAVEINYLAEGNFPDPVRIATGIGRLGTSSWTIVQAMFQNDRCIATCDTVVVCRTDGEAKPLRAEMVAELEAKLARAA; encoded by the coding sequence ATGGCGAAACCGGAACGCTGGCGGCTCGACGCCGCCAGCTACCCCGTCTGCATCGAACTGCAGACGCGCTTTCAGGACATGGATATCAACGGCCACCTCAACAATGTGGCCTTCGCCGCGCTGTTCGAGAGCGGCCGCGTTCTCCTGAACCGCGAGGTGCGCCCGCTCGGCGACCGCCCCGCGAACGAACGCACGATGGTTGCGGCGGTCGAGATCAATTATCTGGCCGAAGGCAATTTCCCCGATCCGGTACGGATTGCGACCGGCATCGGCCGCCTCGGCACCTCGAGCTGGACGATCGTCCAGGCGATGTTCCAGAACGATCGCTGCATCGCGACCTGCGATACGGTGGTGGTATGCCGCACCGACGGCGAGGCGAAGCCGCTGCGCGCGGAGATGGTCGCGGAGTTGGAAGCGAAGCTGGCGCGGGCGGCTTAA
- a CDS encoding acetyl-CoA C-acetyltransferase → MATAYIVDAVRTAGGRRGGRLAGVHPVDLGAAVFDAIADRNDFDTSKIDDVITGCVSQGGQQTMDLGRNAVLASKLPDSIPAVTIDRQCGSSQQAIMFAAQAVLSGTQDIVLASGIESMTRVPMGSVATLFMKEGLGNYKSPRLEEKYPGIMFSQFAGAEMIVKKHGFTKADLDAFALESHRRAKAATEAGKFDREIVAVEIETPEGKDQHKVDEGIRFDATLDSIAGVKLLQEGGSITAATSSQICDGASAALIVSEQALKDHGLTPRARIHHVSVTAGDPVIMLEEPLFATERALKKAGLKIGDIDAYEVNEAFAPVPLAWLKYLGADPARLNVHGGAIALGHPLGASGAKLMATLLGVLDATGGKYGLQTMCEGGGQANVTIVERL, encoded by the coding sequence ATGGCTACAGCATATATCGTAGACGCCGTTCGCACCGCCGGCGGCCGCCGCGGCGGCCGGCTGGCCGGCGTTCACCCCGTCGACCTCGGCGCCGCGGTGTTCGACGCGATCGCCGACCGCAACGATTTCGACACCTCGAAGATCGACGACGTCATCACGGGCTGCGTGTCGCAGGGCGGTCAGCAGACGATGGACCTCGGCCGCAACGCCGTGCTCGCCTCGAAGCTGCCCGACTCGATCCCCGCGGTGACGATCGACCGCCAGTGCGGTTCGTCGCAGCAGGCGATCATGTTCGCGGCGCAGGCGGTGCTGTCGGGCACGCAGGACATCGTCCTCGCCAGCGGCATCGAAAGCATGACCCGCGTGCCGATGGGCAGCGTCGCGACCCTGTTCATGAAGGAAGGGCTCGGCAATTATAAGTCGCCGCGGCTCGAGGAGAAATATCCCGGCATCATGTTCAGCCAGTTCGCGGGCGCCGAGATGATCGTCAAGAAGCACGGCTTCACCAAGGCCGATCTCGATGCCTTCGCGCTCGAAAGCCACCGCCGCGCGAAGGCGGCGACCGAGGCGGGCAAGTTCGACCGCGAGATCGTCGCGGTCGAGATCGAGACCCCCGAGGGCAAGGACCAGCACAAGGTCGACGAGGGCATCCGCTTCGACGCGACGCTCGACAGCATCGCGGGCGTCAAGCTGCTCCAGGAAGGCGGCTCGATCACCGCCGCGACCTCCAGCCAGATCTGCGACGGTGCCTCGGCGGCGCTGATCGTGTCGGAGCAGGCGCTCAAGGACCATGGCTTGACCCCGCGCGCGCGTATCCATCATGTGTCGGTGACCGCGGGCGATCCCGTCATCATGCTCGAGGAGCCGCTGTTCGCGACCGAAAGGGCGCTGAAGAAGGCGGGGCTGAAGATCGGCGACATCGACGCCTATGAAGTCAACGAAGCGTTCGCGCCCGTGCCGCTCGCCTGGCTCAAATATCTCGGCGCCGATCCGGCGCGGCTCAACGTTCACGGCGGCGCGATCGCGCTCGGCCACCCGCTCGGCGCTTCGGGCGCCAAGCTGATGGCGACGCTGCTCGGCGTGCTCGACGCGACCGGTGGCAAATACGGCCTGCAGACGATGTGCGAAGGCGGCGGTCAGGCCAACGTCACCATCGTCGAGCGGCTGTAA
- a CDS encoding acyl-CoA dehydrogenase family protein produces MSLDNLSRSAYTDDHEAFRATVRQFLEKEVAPNQAQWAEDGIVPKSIWPKAGELGLLCPTVPEEYGGLGLDFGYNAIVDEESAYYGRVTTGFSLQSDIVTNYITRYGSEEQKKHWLPKMVAGEVITAIAMTEPGTGSDLQGMRTTAKKDGNHYVINGSKTYITNGQNADLILVCVKTDTEVQPAWKGVSIVLVEADREGFQRGRNLDKIGQDEADTSELFFNDVRVPITNCLGEEGQGFIYLMSELPQERLSIAVSAQASAQRAFDDTVEYTRDRKAFGKPILDFQNSRFVLADLKAKLQVGWAHLDWALSRHLKKELTPEEGAAAKLWHTELQWEVMDKCLQLFGGAGYMNEYPIARAWRAARVTRIFGGTNEIMKELIGRKL; encoded by the coding sequence ATGTCGCTCGATAATCTCTCGCGCTCGGCCTACACCGACGATCATGAAGCGTTTCGCGCCACGGTGCGCCAGTTCCTCGAAAAGGAAGTCGCCCCCAATCAGGCGCAATGGGCCGAGGACGGTATCGTGCCGAAGAGCATCTGGCCCAAGGCCGGCGAGCTCGGCCTCCTCTGCCCGACGGTGCCCGAGGAATATGGCGGCCTCGGCCTCGACTTCGGCTATAATGCGATCGTCGACGAGGAGAGCGCTTATTATGGCCGCGTGACCACGGGCTTTTCGCTCCAGTCGGACATCGTCACCAACTATATCACGCGCTACGGCAGCGAGGAGCAGAAGAAGCACTGGCTGCCCAAGATGGTCGCGGGCGAGGTCATCACCGCGATCGCGATGACCGAGCCGGGCACCGGCTCCGACCTTCAGGGGATGCGCACGACCGCGAAGAAGGACGGCAATCACTACGTCATCAACGGGTCGAAGACCTATATCACCAACGGCCAGAACGCCGACCTGATCCTCGTCTGCGTCAAGACCGATACCGAGGTGCAGCCGGCGTGGAAGGGCGTGTCGATCGTGCTGGTCGAAGCCGACCGCGAAGGCTTCCAGCGCGGCCGCAACCTCGACAAGATCGGGCAGGACGAGGCCGACACGTCGGAGCTTTTCTTCAACGATGTCCGCGTGCCGATCACCAACTGCCTCGGCGAAGAGGGACAGGGTTTCATCTATCTGATGAGCGAGCTGCCGCAGGAGCGGCTGTCGATCGCGGTGTCGGCACAGGCGTCGGCGCAGCGCGCCTTTGACGACACCGTCGAATATACCCGCGACCGCAAGGCGTTCGGCAAGCCGATCCTCGATTTCCAGAACAGCCGCTTCGTGCTCGCCGATCTGAAGGCGAAATTACAGGTCGGCTGGGCGCACCTCGACTGGGCGCTGTCGCGGCACCTCAAAAAGGAATTGACGCCGGAGGAGGGCGCCGCGGCGAAGCTGTGGCATACCGAACTTCAGTGGGAAGTGATGGACAAGTGCCTCCAGCTCTTTGGCGGCGCGGGTTATATGAACGAATATCCGATCGCCCGTGCCTGGCGCGCGGCGCGCGTGACGCGCATCTTCGGCGGTACGAACGAGATCATGAAGGAACTGATCGGGCGGAAACTCTGA
- a CDS encoding SDR family NAD(P)-dependent oxidoreductase gives MKLDSTVSAVVTGGASGLGAATARALAAKGVKVAIFDLQEEKGKAIAAELGGVFCECNVTDDASVDAAFAKAREAHGQERILVNCAGTGNAIKTASRSKEDGSIKHFPLDAFNWIIQINLVGTFRCIAKSAAGMLTLDPMEDGERGAIVNTASVAAEDGQIGQAAYSASKGGVVGMTLPIARDLGNENIRVNTILPGIFDTPLLAGAPQNVRDALGASVLNPKRLGNPVEYANLAMCMIENGYFNGEDVRLDGGIRMAPR, from the coding sequence ATGAAACTCGATTCCACCGTATCCGCCGTCGTCACCGGGGGCGCCTCGGGCCTCGGCGCCGCCACCGCGCGCGCGCTCGCCGCCAAGGGCGTCAAGGTCGCGATCTTCGACCTGCAGGAAGAAAAGGGCAAGGCGATCGCCGCCGAACTCGGCGGCGTCTTCTGCGAATGCAACGTCACCGACGACGCGTCGGTCGACGCCGCCTTCGCCAAGGCGCGCGAAGCGCACGGCCAGGAGCGCATCCTCGTCAACTGCGCGGGCACCGGCAACGCGATCAAGACCGCGAGCCGCAGCAAGGAAGACGGCAGCATCAAGCATTTCCCGCTCGATGCGTTCAACTGGATCATCCAGATCAACCTCGTCGGCACTTTCCGCTGCATCGCCAAGTCGGCGGCGGGGATGCTGACGCTCGACCCGATGGAGGACGGCGAGCGCGGCGCGATCGTCAACACCGCGAGCGTCGCGGCCGAGGACGGCCAGATCGGCCAGGCCGCCTATTCGGCGTCGAAGGGCGGCGTCGTCGGCATGACCCTTCCTATCGCGCGCGACCTCGGCAACGAGAATATCCGCGTCAACACCATCCTGCCCGGCATCTTCGACACCCCGCTGCTCGCGGGCGCGCCGCAGAATGTCCGCGATGCGCTCGGCGCCTCGGTGCTCAATCCGAAGCGCCTCGGCAACCCCGTCGAATATGCCAATCTCGCCATGTGCATGATCGAGAACGGCTATTTCAACGGCGAGGACGTGCGCCTCGACGGCGGCATCCGCATGGCGCCGCGCTGA
- the hisB gene encoding imidazoleglycerol-phosphate dehydratase HisB, whose product MRTATVQRTTKETDIAIAVNLDGTGDYSVSTGIGFLDHMVEQLSRHSLIDISMTVKGDLHIDQHHTVEDSALALGEAIAKALGDKRGIARYGEAHAPMDETLTRCALDISGRPYCVYKSTFSQPRLGEMDTELFPHWFASFAQTAGITLHLETLYGENNHHIAESSYKALARALRQAVEIDPRKGDAIPSTKGVL is encoded by the coding sequence ATGCGAACCGCCACCGTCCAGCGCACGACCAAGGAAACGGATATCGCGATCGCCGTCAACCTCGACGGCACGGGCGATTATTCGGTGTCCACCGGCATCGGTTTTCTCGACCATATGGTCGAGCAATTGTCGCGCCATTCGCTGATCGACATTTCCATGACGGTGAAGGGCGACCTGCATATCGACCAGCATCACACGGTCGAGGATAGCGCGCTCGCGCTCGGCGAAGCGATCGCCAAGGCGCTCGGCGACAAGCGCGGCATTGCCCGCTATGGCGAAGCGCACGCGCCGATGGATGAGACGCTGACGCGCTGCGCGCTCGACATTTCGGGGCGCCCTTATTGCGTCTATAAATCGACCTTCTCGCAGCCGCGGCTCGGCGAGATGGATACCGAGCTTTTCCCGCACTGGTTCGCGAGCTTCGCGCAGACCGCGGGAATCACGCTGCACCTCGAAACGCTCTATGGCGAGAACAACCATCATATCGCCGAAAGCAGCTACAAGGCGCTCGCCCGCGCGCTGCGCCAGGCGGTCGAGATCGACCCGCGCAAGGGCGATGCGATTCCCAGCACGAAAGGCGTGCTATGA
- the gmk gene encoding guanylate kinase, translated as MTESVHLNRRGVLFVLSSPSGAGKTTISRMMLDADSDIALSISATTRPPRPGEVDGVHYHFVDTERFKKMAADGEFLEWAHVFGHRYGTPRAPVEELLAAGKDVLFDIDWQGAQQLYQEAGPDVVRVFVLPPTMEELERRLRSRGTDSDEVIAARMERAANEISHWDGYDYVLINDDVDGCFDEVRAILRAERLKRRRQIGLIGFARDLIRAVPDADKKL; from the coding sequence ATGACCGAAAGCGTCCACCTGAACCGCCGCGGCGTCCTCTTCGTGCTGTCCTCACCCTCGGGCGCCGGCAAGACCACCATTTCCAGAATGATGCTCGACGCCGACAGCGACATCGCGCTGTCGATCTCGGCGACGACGCGGCCGCCGCGTCCGGGCGAGGTCGACGGGGTCCATTATCATTTCGTCGATACCGAGCGCTTCAAGAAGATGGCCGCCGACGGCGAATTCCTCGAATGGGCGCATGTTTTCGGTCACCGCTACGGCACCCCGCGCGCGCCGGTCGAGGAATTGCTCGCGGCGGGCAAGGATGTGCTGTTCGACATCGACTGGCAGGGCGCGCAGCAGCTTTATCAGGAGGCCGGACCCGACGTCGTGCGCGTCTTCGTGCTGCCGCCGACGATGGAGGAACTCGAACGCCGCCTGCGCTCGCGCGGCACCGACAGCGACGAGGTGATCGCGGCGCGGATGGAGCGCGCCGCGAACGAAATCAGCCACTGGGACGGCTATGACTATGTGCTGATCAACGACGATGTCGACGGCTGTTTCGACGAGGTCCGCGCGATCCTGCGCGCCGAGCGGCTGAAACGCCGCCGCCAGATCGGCCTGATAGGCTTCGCGCGCGACCTGATCCGCGCGGTGCCCGATGCGGACAAGAAATTATAA
- a CDS encoding SspB family protein translates to MSDDVRDSLIPYDEIVQDALRAVVGRVLSQLEGHDSLPGEHHFYITFKTQAPGVDIPAHLIAKFPDEMTIVLQNRFWDLTVEEDFFSVGLSFNQTPSTLVIPYAAITAFVDPSVDFGLQFQVSDDEVAEPEPHDEADNDRPDVSSEDGSNVVTVDFGKKR, encoded by the coding sequence ATGAGTGACGATGTCCGCGACAGCCTGATTCCCTATGATGAAATCGTGCAGGATGCGCTGCGCGCCGTGGTCGGCCGCGTGCTGAGCCAGCTCGAGGGGCATGACAGCCTGCCCGGCGAACATCATTTCTATATCACTTTCAAGACGCAGGCGCCGGGGGTCGATATTCCCGCGCATCTGATCGCCAAATTCCCCGACGAAATGACGATCGTGCTCCAGAACCGTTTCTGGGACCTGACGGTCGAGGAAGATTTTTTCAGCGTCGGCCTGTCGTTCAACCAGACGCCGTCGACCCTGGTGATCCCCTATGCGGCGATCACCGCTTTCGTGGATCCCTCGGTCGATTTCGGGCTGCAATTCCAGGTCAGCGACGACGAGGTCGCCGAGCCCGAGCCGCACGACGAGGCCGACAATGATCGCCCCGATGTTTCGAGCGAAGACGGGTCCAACGTCGTGACGGTGGATTTCGGCAAGAAGCGCTGA